In Euphorbia lathyris chromosome 10, ddEupLath1.1, whole genome shotgun sequence, a single genomic region encodes these proteins:
- the LOC136209705 gene encoding F-box protein At5g03100-like: MAERSGASTVVSEGNEGEKHNSIDDTAERKSKRLKCDEKDDQDFISELPDCLIQHILSFLPSTKHAIRTSILSKRWLNQWTYLPALIFKSNGMSIENFSDFIDDALSFYNVWKINKFVINSRGSHTGELRHKLTRWIRFATRRDVKELILECENQDIEDLLEDYDLPLLLFKNAFLVKLKTYGFIFRPREGKVNWASLKALHIGYAYLPNQGIENVLYGSPVIEFLELCNCNGFEDLVIASKSLKTFRMIQSGDHTSAIEISCPNLEKLEMLGELRFKFLKFKALPSSVCVTLNFQNDIGLHNLGNDKLKWVKEFLLQFQHVEELKLGPWFLMFLSLAALRDESTLLLNNKCLTVISSVSEVTQPGLPMSQLRFSLLEKLVLQLDPEEHCDLVLMGSRSSTRMGKNYSVKFGVFDSLVSHLKTVEIVGLHYLWSNGGGEHKDTVRFIRFLFTNARMLEKIVLVEAPGRGMIFAHHLCKKLSCIPKDSPHVIVEVACLKRHGSDWDKVEC; the protein is encoded by the exons ATGGCGGAAAGGAGTGGAGCTTCCACTGTGGTAAGCGAGGGAAATGAAGGCGAAAAGCACAACTCAATTGATGATACTGctgaaagaaaaagcaaaagatTGAAGTGCGACGAAAAAGATGATCAAGATTTCATCAGTGAGTTACCCGATTGCCTCATCCAACACATTCTCTCATTTCTCCCTTCAACTAAACACGCAATTAGGACGAGCATTTTGTCGAAGAGGTGGCTAAATCAATGGACCTATCTTCCAGCTCTCATTTTCAAATCCAATGGTATGTCTATTGAAAACTTCTCCGATTTTATTGATGATGCCCTAAGTTTCTATAATGTCtggaaaatcaataaatttgtcaTCAATTCACGCGGTTCCCACACGGGTGAGCTGCGTCATAAATTGACTAGGTGGATCCGTTTCGCCACAAGAAGAGATGTGAAAGAGCTCATTTTGGAATGTGAAAATCAAGACATTGAAGATCTTCTTGAGGACTATGACTTGCCTCTACTCCTATTCAAGAATGCTTTCTTGGTTAAATTGAAGACATATGGTTTTATTTTTAGGCCAAGAGAGGGGAAAGTAAATTGGGCATCTCTAAAGGCTTTGCATATAGGTTATGCGTACTTACCTAATCAAGGGATTGAAAATGTTTTGTATGGTAGTCCTGTGATTGAATTTTTGGAATTATGCAACTGCAATGGGTTTGAAGATCTTGTCATTGCTTCTAAATCTTTAAAAACGTTTCGTATGATTCAATCTGGAGACCACACTAGTGCTATTGAAATCTCATGTCCTAATCTggagaaattggaaatgttggGGGAGTTGCGCTTTAAGTTTCTTAAGTTTAAGGCTTTGCCATCTTCAGTTTGTGTTACTTTGAATTTTCAGAATGATATAGGCTTGCATAATCTTGGCAATGATAAATTGAAATGGGTTAAGGAGTTCCTTTTGCAGtttcaacatgttgaggagctAAAACTTGGACCTTGGTTTTTGATG TTTCTGTCACTTGCTGCGTTGAGAGATGAATCAACTCTATTGTTAAACAACAAATGCTTGACTGTGATTAGTTCTGTTTCGGAAGTGACACAACCTGGACTCCCTATGTCGCAACTCAGATTTTCCTTACTTGAGAAATTAGTTCTACAGTTGGATCCAGAGGAACATTGTGATCTTGTTCTG ATGGGAAGCCGAAGCTCTACAAGGATGGGAAAGAACTACTCCGTAAAATTCGGTGTATTTGATAGTTTAGTATCACATCTAAAAACTGTTGAGATTGTTGGCCTCCATTATCTATGGAGTAATGGTGGTGGTGAACATAAGGATACGGTCAGATTTATTAGGTTTCTATTCACTAATGCTAGGATGTTGGAGAAAATAGTGTTAGTTGAAGCTCCTGGACGAGGGATGATTTTTGCGCATCACCTTTGCAAGAAATTGTCATGCATTCCGAAAGATTCCCCGCATGTTATTGTTGAAGTTGCATGTTTAAAGCGGCATGGTTCTGATTGGGATAAAGTTGAATGTTGA